Proteins found in one Legionella pneumophila subsp. pascullei genomic segment:
- a CDS encoding SemiSWEET family sugar transporter codes for MSIVIFSGIVAFITSFIGLLPQIVKSLKTKSTQDLSMMMLVNYLICSLAWIIYGSSTNSFFVTSSNVVGLIVSLLMILLKRRYDARCN; via the coding sequence GTGTCAATTGTTATTTTTTCTGGAATAGTTGCTTTTATTACCTCGTTTATTGGACTTTTACCGCAAATCGTTAAATCCTTAAAAACCAAATCAACTCAAGACCTTTCCATGATGATGTTAGTGAATTATCTCATTTGTTCGCTGGCTTGGATCATTTATGGAAGCAGCACAAACTCATTTTTTGTAACAAGCTCCAATGTTGTGGGTTTGATAGTAAGTCTTCTGATGATTTTATTAAAAAGACGTTATGATGCTCGATGTAATTAA